The genomic window GCCTTCTGCTTTAAAAGCTTCGTATAAGTAGATGATTTTTTGTTCGTGACCACGCCAACCATTAGAGGCTGTAAATTGTATTAACCGCATTTAAATTGTTTTTAGCAAAGCAAAAGTAAGGTTTTTCAAGGTTACTTTATTTTATAGAGTCCCAAGGCTTTTTTAAACTTTTTACTGGCAAGAACATAATTAACGTAGAGCTTATTCTTTAGGCTTAATTTTCGCCATTTTTTATGCGGAATAATCTCTTTAGATATTTTTTCTTCAATAGTTTCAGATACGATAAACTGAGTTTTTATATTATCCCAATCTACATTGTCATAACCATCAAATTCATTGACTTTATTTTTTTCGTGTATTATAGACATCCAAAGACGTTTGTCTGAAATTTCAACACGTCTCGATTCTTTTTTCCACATATTATGGTCACTAAACCAAACGGTTTTTGGAGCTTCATTTTTTTCGATAAGACTTATAAAAGGATTAAAAATATGCTCTTTTTTACCTAGCATAATTTCAGGTGAAATTTGAAGCGAATAGCCTTTTAAAACATCAATAGCCATAAAATCTTGTGACTTAAATTGCTTTTGAATTGTATTGATGTAATCTTTATGAATACAGTCGTCATTGTCTATACGAGAGGTGATGATGTATGGAGTATCCTTACTATCTTCTTCAATATAATGTTTGATGGAAGAGTGAAAAGCGCCCATGCCATCAATATAAAAGGATTTAAAATGCGAATAAGGTTTTAGTAAAGTTTCTATTTCATCCTTAAAATCAGAATCTGTACTTGTATCAAAGAACAATAGCCATTCAAACTTAGTGTTACTTTGGCTAGCAACAGAAGGTAGACAGAAATTACTAAACAAGCCAATGCGATGTGTCATCCATTCACGTGTTAAAAGCGTTTCGTTATTTTTAGTTACTTCCCAATTTTTATTCTTGAGGTTAAAACGTGTAATGAGATAGTGTTTAAACATCTTCTTGCTGTTGTTTGATAGGCAAATTTAAAGAAATAATATTTCTACATCCTTAGTTTGCTAATTTGAAAGGCACGCTATAAATACCTACTTTTGCAAATCATTGTTAGATATGTTTTAACCTATGTCAGTAACCATTAAAATACACAAAAACTCAGCCTTGTCAAAAGACAGCTTAATGAAAGCTATTGAGAATTTTGACCATGAAGGAGAAATGATTGGTAATGGTTACCGAAACGTCATTAAAATTCTAACGATTGATGGGCAACGGTATAATATCAAGGAATTTAAGGTTCCTAATCTAGTCAATAAAATTGTCTATCGTTTTTTTAGAAAAAGTAAGGCAGAGCGATCATTTCTTTATGGTCAACGTTTATTGGACTTGGGAATTCTTACACCTTCACCTGAAGCTTATATAGAGTATAAATCGCTATTTATATTTGGAAAAAGTTACTATATAAGTAAACAATTAGAATACGATTTTACAATCCGAAAGCTTATTGATGAGCCAGAGTGTGATGACTACGATAATATTCTCAGGCAGTTTACACAGTTTACGTATAAGTTACACGAAAACGGTATTCATTTTTTAGATCATTCGCCAGGTAATACACTTATAAAAAAGACGAGTACTGGCTACGATTTTTATTTAGTAGACCTCAATCGTATGGAGTTTAAGACGTTAACCTATGATGAGCGTATGGCAAATTTTGCACGTTTATCTCCAAAAGATTATATGCTAGACATCATTAGTGATGAATATGCCAAATTGATAAACAAACCTCATGATGAAGTTAGAGAACGTATGTATTACTTTTCACAAAAGTTTTCGTCTGGCTTTAAAAAGAAAGAGGCTTTTAAAAAGAAATATTATTTCTGGCGAAAAAAGAAAAACTAAATTTTCTTTTTATATAGTTCACGCAGCTTAGAATACTTCAAAAAAGTAATATTTGCGGTTTGTACGCAGATGACAAACCCATTAAATCCATCTAAAAAACCAAGTCTTAAGAAATAAGACTTAAAAAAAGCCCAAGTTGGATTCCAGATAATTTTCCAAATAGGAGCAGTTTTACCTTTATCGAAATAAGCTTTAGCAGCGATGGTTGAGAAATGTTCGGTTTTTTTATTGAATTCAGAGTAGGTTTGGTAGGTCCAATGCAAAATATCTCCTTTTAAGTGACCACTTTTGGTATTGCTGTCTAAAAATTGAACATTGTCATGCGGATTAATACCTGTCCATTCTGCTTTGGTTTTGTCAAAAACACGCATTTTTTTATTAGGATACCAATCACTATGCTTTATCCATTGTCCGCAAAAATTATTATAACGGTTGGCATAATATCCATCAAAAACCCAGTTGTTTTTTAGTTTAATAATAGATTTTTGAAGTTCTTCAGAAAGCGCTTCATCACCATCAAGAGAAACAATATGGTTGTAAGAAGCTTGTTGTAAAGCAAAGTTTTTCTGTTCTATATAGCCGAGAAATTTTTGCTCAATAAACGTAGCATTAAATTTTTGGCAAATTGCTTTAGTGTTATCAGTAGAATAAGAATCTACAACCACAATCTCATCAACCACATTTACTAAGGATTGTAGACAACGCTCTATGTTTCGTTCTTCATTAAAGGTAATAATAACACCAGATAGTTTTAGCATACTTGTAATTTCAGTGTTGTAAAAATAGTATTTTTGTGCTTATGCAATCACGACCTAAAGCTTCGGTTATTATAAGTACATACAATCAACCACAATGGTTAGCGTTGGTGCTGCATAGCTATAACATTCAGACCGAATCTAATTTCGAGTTGATTATTGCAGATGATGGTTCAGACGATAGAACAAAAGCTGTGATTGATGCGTTTAAAACCTATTCAAAATTAAATGTCTTACACGTTTGGCAAAAGGATGAAGGGTTTCAAAAAACAAAAATTCTGAATAAAGCTATCGTTGCTTCACATTCAGAATACCTCATATTTACAGACGGAGATTGCATTGCAAGAGAAGACTTTGTGGAAACACATTTAAAGTTAAAACGACCTCATTGTGCGCTTTCTGGAGGTTATTTTAAGTTGTCTGAAACCGTATCTCAAAGCATTACAAAAGATGTTATTGACACTCAAAAATGTTTTGATAAGCAATGGCTTTTAGTTAAAGGTCAGTCCAAAACGTTTAAGTTAAATAAGCTGACTAAATCTAAGGTGAAAGCAAACCTCTTAAATACATTAACACCAACCAAAGCTACTTTTGATGGGATGAATGTTTCCTGTTTTAAAAGCGATATTTTAGCTGTAAATGGTTTTGATGAACGTATGCAATATGGAGGAGAAGATAGAGAAGTAGGTGAACGTATGATGAATAACGGCATCAAATTTCTACAAGTAAGGTATAGTACGATTTGCGTACATTTGCATCATCAAAGACCTTATAAAAACGAAGAAGCAGAAAAGTTAAACCTGAAAATTCGTAAGGAAACAAAAAAAAATAAAACAACATATACCAAGTTTGGTATCAAGACATAAATTATGGCATTACCTAAAATTACAGTCATTATTGCCACATATAATAAAACAGATTGGTTAGAAAAAGTATTGTACGGTTATAGTGTGCAAACTTATAAAGACTTTGATATTATCATTGCAGATGATGGTTCTACAGAAGAAACCAAAGAATTGATAGATAGGTTTAAACAAGATTATCCTGTAGAAATTACACATGCTTGGCATGAAGACAAAGGGTACAGACGCCAAAAAATATTAAACGAAGCCATAGTAATGGCAAAGCACGATTATATCTTATTTACAGATGGAGATTGTATTCCGCGTGAAGATTTTGTAGAAACACATGCAAAACATGCCGAAAAAGGCTACTTTTTATCTGGTGGTTACTGCAAACTACCAATGGATATTAGCGAAACGATAGCTGAAGATGATATAAAATCTAAACGTTGTTTTGAAGTAAAATGGCTAAAAGATCAAGGCGAACTTAGCGGAAAGAACAAACTAAAACTTTCGGCTAAAAATGGATTGGCAAATTTCTTAGATGTCGTAACTCCAACAGGAGCAACATTTAATAACTGTAATTCCTCTGCTTGGAAATCTGATTTAATAGCTATTAATGGTTACGACGAGCGCATGCAATATGGTGGTCCAGACAGAGAATTGGGCGAGCGTTTGGTAAACAATGGCATCAAAACAAAACAAATACGTTACAAAGCTATTTGTCTGCATCTCGATCATGCTCGCGGTTATAAAACACAAGAATCTTTAGATAGAAATTTAGCCATTAGAGCTAAAGTGAAAAAAGAAAATTTAAAGTGGACCGAACATGGTATTAAAAAAGGTGAATCTTAAAGCCTTTTTAAAAATTCAATCAGGTCTTCTTCAAAAAATGAAGGCTTAAATTTTAAATACAATTCTGAAGCTTGAGATTTTAATTCTTTTGGATGATTGATGCCTAAATACGATTGGTTGTTATAATCTTTCAGATGGACAGAAAGGTGTTTTTTACCATCATCGAACATATTCCAGGCTTCTTTTTTTATCCAAGGTGAAAAAATAGTAAATGTAGGTATACTTAAAGCTTTTGCCATGTTTATAGCTCCGCCTTCATTTCCTATTAGTGCATCGCAATGTTGCGTAATAGCTAGAAAATCTCTTAAGCTTTTACCAAATACTTTAAAATGAATATTGTTTTGAGTTTCAGATTTACACAAATCTAAAATGGCTTTGGCATCAGCTTCTTGTTTTGGTATATAATTGAATAAAATCTGGCTTTCAGGCTGCGTTTTAACAATCGTGTCGATTACTGAAGCCATATAGTCAAAAGGATAGGTTTTGTTAGATCCGCTACCTAAAACACCAATCATGTAGAGTGGTTTGTTAGTGTCAATGTGGTGAGATTCTAAGAAATTTTTAGCATCTGTTTTTTCTTGTTCGGTGAGGTATATTTTGGGTCTAACAATTTTGCTAGTATCAATGTTTAAGGGTTGTAATAATTGTAACCTGTTTTCTATTGCCAAACCAGCATTGGTGTCAGCTTTTGCCTTGTGTTTAAATAAGTGTGTGTATAGTAACTTATTTCTGCTTTTATTTATAGAAACTTTAATCTTTGCTTTAGAAAGTAGGGTGATAAGATTACTCGATAGCTTAGAGTAAACATCTATAATAACATCATAATTTTCTTTACGAAGTTGTTTAGCAAGTTTAAAAAGTTTTAGTTTACTTTTTTCATGTTCTGGTGTAAAAAATTGAATCTTATCTATATAAGGATTTTGATCTACAACAGGGAAGGTATGCGTATTAATAAGGTAATGTAATTCTGCATCAGGATATTGATGCTTAATGGCTTCAAACAATATGCTTGAAGCCAAAACATCACCAATCATTTTTTGTTGTATGATTAAAATTTTCAATCTTAAATTAATTCTTAGAGTATCTTATACCTAATTACACAAGGCCTATTTATTGAGTTTTTCAGATCTCTTAAACTACTATATTTTTCAATACAACTATAAGTATTTCCATTCGAATCAGTAGTTATTTTAACCTTAATATTTTTTTTGATTCCTCTTTTTTTAGGCCATATAACAAATTCGTTTCTTAACTCATCTTCGATGGTCTCTAAAGCACTTTTTCTAAATCTTTTATTACCAATTCGCTTTGAAAAAGGACGTAAATGTTTTGCCCATTCTCCACAACGAAAACGACCTTTATGATAATTAGTATTTAGATTAGTTCTCATTTTTTAAACTGCTACATCATACTCGCGTAAAGCATCGTTTAGAGAAGTTTTCTTATCTGTACTCTCTTTACGTTTTCCAATAATTAAAGCGCAAGGTACTTGGTATTCGCCAGCAGCAAATTTCTTAGTATAACTTCCTGGAATTACCACAGAACGCGCAGGTACTTTACCTTTCATTTCTACAGGTTCATCACCAGTAACATCAATAATTTTAGTACTCATGGTTAATACCACATTAGCGCCAAGAACTGCTTCTTTTTCTACATGTACTCCTTCTACAACAATACAACGGCTACCAATAAAAGCACCATCCTCTATAATAACAGGAGAAGCTTGCAGTGGTTCTAATACACCACCAATACCAACACCACCAGAAAGGTGTACATTTTTACCAATCTGTGCACAACTACCAACTGTAGCCCAAGTGTCTACCATAGTGCCTTCATCTACATAAGCACCAATGTTAACATAGCTTGGCATCATAATAACGCCTTTAGAAATATAAGCTCCATGTCTAGCAACAGCATGTGGTACAACTCTAATCCCTTTTTCCATATAGTTTCGTTTTAATGGAATTTTGTCGTGGTATTCAAAAATACCAACCTCGTGCGTTTCCATTTTCTGAATAGGGAAGTAGAGTACTACCGCTTTTTTAACCCATTCATTTACTTGCCAGCCATTTTCAGTTGGTTCAGCAACACGTAATGTGCCAGCATCTATAAGGTCTATAACACTTCTTATTGCATCTATAGTAACTTTATTGGTTAATTGAGAACGGTCGTCCCAAGCATTTTCTATAACGGTTTGTAGTTGTTTCATTTATCTTAAATTTTGGTAAAGATAAGTTGATAAACAGCCTTTGTAAAATATTTTTAAAAAGAATTGTGACCTATCCTAAAAAGTTGTGTCTCAACAGTATTAAATGCAATGTAAATTTATTTTATATAGGTTTATCTGAGGATTTAATTAATAGCTAATTATGAAAACTCCTCTCCCCTTAATTTGAGGGGTTTTCTTTTTTTGTAAGAAAATGTGACCTGAGAAATTTTTAAGTGTCTTAAAGATATAATTAACGTGATTTATTTATAGAGGGAATAAAATCAACGATTTAATTAATAGCTAATTTTTGAAAACGCTTCTTAATTTATAAGAAGCGTTTTTTATTACACTATCTTTGCAGAATATGGGAAGAATATTAGCCATAGATTTTGGTACAAGAAGAACAGGTATAGCAGTCACGGACCCAATGCAAATCATTGCTTCGGGTTTAACTACTGTTGAAACAAAAGAATTAATTCAATATTTAAAAGCTTATGTTAATTCCGAAGATGTAGAAAAATTTGTGGTTGGCGAACCTAAACAGATGGATAATACAGCTTCAGAAAGTGAAGTTCATATTCAAAAGTTTTTAGAAAAGTTAATTAAGGAGTTTCCAAATATTCCTGTGGTACGTGTAGATGAACGTTTTACGTCAAAAATGGCTTTTCAAACTATGATAGATAGTGGTCTTAAGAAGAAACAGAGACAGAACAAGGCACTTGTAGATGAAATAAGTGCAACCTTAATATTGCAGAGTTATTTGGCTTCAAATTTTTAAATAAGAATTGTACTTTTGCACCCGAAAACAACAAAATTATGATATTACCAATAGTTGCATATGGAGATGCTGTATTAAAGAAAGAAGCGAAGGAAATCGATAAAGATTACCCTAAGCTTGATGAGTTGATAGAAAATATGTACGAGACCATGTATGGTGCATATGGTGTTGGTTTAGCAGCTCCTCAAGTTGGTTTGCCTATCCGTTTATTTTTGGTAGATACTGAACCTTTTTCAGACGATGAAGATTTGTCTGAAAAGGATAGAGAACAAATGAAGAATTTTAAGAAAACATTCATCAATGCACAGATTTTAGAAGAAGAAGGAGATGAATGGGCTTTTAATGAAGGTTGTTTAAGTATACCAGATGTTAGAGAGGATGTTTTTAGAAAACCGAAGATTAAGATTCAATATCAAGATGAAAATTTTGAAACCCATGTTGAAGAATATGATGGTTTAATTGCCAGAGTTATTCAGCATGAGTACGATCATATCGAAGGAATTTTATTTACAGATAAACTATCTTCGTTTAAAAAGCGCTTGATTAAAGGTAAATTGACAAATATTTCAAAAGGAAAAATAAGAATAGATTATAAAATGCGTTTTCCTGCAATGAGCAAAAAACGTTAATACAAAATATATGAGCTTAGATAAAATATTAGCTATTTCTGGTAAGCCAGGATTATACGAAATTGTAACACAAACAAGAA from Winogradskyella sp. MH6 includes these protein-coding regions:
- a CDS encoding glycosyltransferase — translated: MFKHYLITRFNLKNKNWEVTKNNETLLTREWMTHRIGLFSNFCLPSVASQSNTKFEWLLFFDTSTDSDFKDEIETLLKPYSHFKSFYIDGMGAFHSSIKHYIEEDSKDTPYIITSRIDNDDCIHKDYINTIQKQFKSQDFMAIDVLKGYSLQISPEIMLGKKEHIFNPFISLIEKNEAPKTVWFSDHNMWKKESRRVEISDKRLWMSIIHEKNKVNEFDGYDNVDWDNIKTQFIVSETIEEKISKEIIPHKKWRKLSLKNKLYVNYVLASKKFKKALGLYKIK
- a CDS encoding Kdo domain containing protein; its protein translation is MSVTIKIHKNSALSKDSLMKAIENFDHEGEMIGNGYRNVIKILTIDGQRYNIKEFKVPNLVNKIVYRFFRKSKAERSFLYGQRLLDLGILTPSPEAYIEYKSLFIFGKSYYISKQLEYDFTIRKLIDEPECDDYDNILRQFTQFTYKLHENGIHFLDHSPGNTLIKKTSTGYDFYLVDLNRMEFKTLTYDERMANFARLSPKDYMLDIISDEYAKLINKPHDEVRERMYYFSQKFSSGFKKKEAFKKKYYFWRKKKN
- a CDS encoding glycosyltransferase family 2 protein, coding for MLKLSGVIITFNEERNIERCLQSLVNVVDEIVVVDSYSTDNTKAICQKFNATFIEQKFLGYIEQKNFALQQASYNHIVSLDGDEALSEELQKSIIKLKNNWVFDGYYANRYNNFCGQWIKHSDWYPNKKMRVFDKTKAEWTGINPHDNVQFLDSNTKSGHLKGDILHWTYQTYSEFNKKTEHFSTIAAKAYFDKGKTAPIWKIIWNPTWAFFKSYFLRLGFLDGFNGFVICVQTANITFLKYSKLRELYKKKI
- a CDS encoding glycosyltransferase family 2 protein; protein product: MQSRPKASVIISTYNQPQWLALVLHSYNIQTESNFELIIADDGSDDRTKAVIDAFKTYSKLNVLHVWQKDEGFQKTKILNKAIVASHSEYLIFTDGDCIAREDFVETHLKLKRPHCALSGGYFKLSETVSQSITKDVIDTQKCFDKQWLLVKGQSKTFKLNKLTKSKVKANLLNTLTPTKATFDGMNVSCFKSDILAVNGFDERMQYGGEDREVGERMMNNGIKFLQVRYSTICVHLHHQRPYKNEEAEKLNLKIRKETKKNKTTYTKFGIKT
- a CDS encoding glycosyltransferase family 2 protein translates to MALPKITVIIATYNKTDWLEKVLYGYSVQTYKDFDIIIADDGSTEETKELIDRFKQDYPVEITHAWHEDKGYRRQKILNEAIVMAKHDYILFTDGDCIPREDFVETHAKHAEKGYFLSGGYCKLPMDISETIAEDDIKSKRCFEVKWLKDQGELSGKNKLKLSAKNGLANFLDVVTPTGATFNNCNSSAWKSDLIAINGYDERMQYGGPDRELGERLVNNGIKTKQIRYKAICLHLDHARGYKTQESLDRNLAIRAKVKKENLKWTEHGIKKGES
- a CDS encoding glycosyltransferase family 9 protein, with amino-acid sequence MKILIIQQKMIGDVLASSILFEAIKHQYPDAELHYLINTHTFPVVDQNPYIDKIQFFTPEHEKSKLKLFKLAKQLRKENYDVIIDVYSKLSSNLITLLSKAKIKVSINKSRNKLLYTHLFKHKAKADTNAGLAIENRLQLLQPLNIDTSKIVRPKIYLTEQEKTDAKNFLESHHIDTNKPLYMIGVLGSGSNKTYPFDYMASVIDTIVKTQPESQILFNYIPKQEADAKAILDLCKSETQNNIHFKVFGKSLRDFLAITQHCDALIGNEGGAINMAKALSIPTFTIFSPWIKKEAWNMFDDGKKHLSVHLKDYNNQSYLGINHPKELKSQASELYLKFKPSFFEEDLIEFLKRL
- a CDS encoding 2,3,4,5-tetrahydropyridine-2,6-dicarboxylate N-succinyltransferase, which gives rise to MKQLQTVIENAWDDRSQLTNKVTIDAIRSVIDLIDAGTLRVAEPTENGWQVNEWVKKAVVLYFPIQKMETHEVGIFEYHDKIPLKRNYMEKGIRVVPHAVARHGAYISKGVIMMPSYVNIGAYVDEGTMVDTWATVGSCAQIGKNVHLSGGVGIGGVLEPLQASPVIIEDGAFIGSRCIVVEGVHVEKEAVLGANVVLTMSTKIIDVTGDEPVEMKGKVPARSVVIPGSYTKKFAAGEYQVPCALIIGKRKESTDKKTSLNDALREYDVAV
- the ruvX gene encoding Holliday junction resolvase RuvX → MGRILAIDFGTRRTGIAVTDPMQIIASGLTTVETKELIQYLKAYVNSEDVEKFVVGEPKQMDNTASESEVHIQKFLEKLIKEFPNIPVVRVDERFTSKMAFQTMIDSGLKKKQRQNKALVDEISATLILQSYLASNF
- the def gene encoding peptide deformylase, with translation MILPIVAYGDAVLKKEAKEIDKDYPKLDELIENMYETMYGAYGVGLAAPQVGLPIRLFLVDTEPFSDDEDLSEKDREQMKNFKKTFINAQILEEEGDEWAFNEGCLSIPDVREDVFRKPKIKIQYQDENFETHVEEYDGLIARVIQHEYDHIEGILFTDKLSSFKKRLIKGKLTNISKGKIRIDYKMRFPAMSKKR